The following coding sequences are from one Saccharomyces eubayanus strain FM1318 chromosome VII, whole genome shotgun sequence window:
- the COQ8 gene encoding protein kinase COQ8, whose product MVATIIKSKNFTTISCSIRTFGIAQRLRLSPVPSLSTSKKYSTKSNQEENKDAEGTINVEDKKNQLKSSSVPTSRISRLFHYGSLAAGVGMNAAAHGISEVAKGKSPTWKSLILSDANIDRITNKFSKMRGVALKIGQLLSFQDEKVLPKELYEILSRVQNSANHMPQRQLERVMVNELGVNWEAKFSKFEKVPMAAASIGQVHAAELPDGQRVVVKIQYPGVKESIDSDLNSLLMLLTASSLLPKGLFLDKTIANARTELKWECDYNREARALQKFEALLEDDPAFEVPHVFPEYTTDKIITMTRMEGTEIMKLSKASQDTKNFISENIMRLCLEEIATFEYMQTDPNWANFLYNDKTNKIELLDFGASRPFAKEFILKYRKLLTFAALNDRKGAYEMSVQLGYLTGLESQAMKDAHVDSVLTIGEPFRGDVNKAFDFKDQTVSDRIRGNIGLMLSERLCPPPEETYSLHRKFSGIFLLCARMGASVHCAKLFDEIFALKD is encoded by the coding sequence ATGGTAGCAACTataataaaatcaaagaatttcACGACGATTTCTTGCTCAATCCGCACCTTCGGAATTGCACAGCGTCTAAGATTATCGCCTGTCCCTTCGTTATCAACAAGTAAGAAATATAGCACGAAATCAAACCAGGAAGAGAATAAGGATGCGGAAGGGACGATAAATGTggaagacaaaaagaatcaGTTGAAAAGTTCTAGCGTTCCAACTTCACGAATATCGAGATTATTTCATTATGGTTCACTAGCAGCTGGTGTTGGAATGAATGCCGCCGCACATGGTATATCAGAAGTTGCAAAGGGCAAATCTCCAACTTGGAAGTCGTTGATTTTGTCTGATGCAAATATTGACCGCATAACTAATAAGTTCTCTAAAATGAGGGGTGTAGCTTTGAAAATAGGGCAGTTATTGTCTTTTCAGGATGAGAAAGTACTACCGAAGGAATTGTATGAAATATTATCACGAGTACAAAACAGTGCAAATCATATGCCTCAGAGACAATTAGAAAGAGTTATGGTCAATGAATTAGGCGTAAACTGGGAAGCTAAATTTTCtaagtttgaaaaagtacCCATGGCAGCAGCAAGTATTGGGCAGGTGCATGCTGCAGAATTGCCCGATGGCCAACGAGTGGTTGTTAAGATTCAATATCCTGGGGTAAAGGAGTCCATCGACTCGGATCTAAATAGTTTGCTAATGTTGCTTACAGCTTCAAGTTTATTACCTAAGggtttatttttggataaAACAATTGCTAATGCTAGAACTGAACTAAAATGGGAATGTGATTATAACAGGGAAGCCAGAGCCTTGCAAAAATTCGAAGCATTGCTGGAGGATGACCCAGCATTCGAAGTTCCCCATGTGTTCCCTGAATACACTACAGATAAAATCATAACCATGACGCGTATGGAGGGAACGGAAATAATGAAGCTTTCCAAAGCATCCCAAGACactaaaaatttcatttcaGAAAATATCATGAGATTATGtttggaagaaattgctaCGTTTGAATACATGCAAACCGATCCTAACTGGGCTAATTTCCTTTATAATGATAAAACAAACAAGATTGAATTACTAGATTTTGGTGCATCTAGGCCATTTGCTAAAGAATTCAttttaaaatatagaaaactTCTAACATTTGCGGCTTTGAATGATCGTAAGGGCGCCTACGAAATGTCAGTGCAATTAGGCTACCTAACTGGATTAGAATCACAAGCCATGAAGGACGCACACGTGGATAGTGTGTTGACAATAGGTGAACCTTTCAGGGGTGATGTTAATAAAGCGTTTGACTTCAAGGACCAAACCGTCTCAGACAGAATCAGGGGCAATATCGGACTAATGTTGAGTGAGAGATTATGTCCACCACCGGAGGAGACATACTCATTACATAGAAAATTTAGTGGTATTTTCCTCTTATGTGCAAGAATGGGTGCTTCCGTTCATTGTGCAAAGCTCTTTGATGAAATCTTTGCCCTGAAGGATTGa
- the ARO5 gene encoding Aro5p, giving the protein MELASIKDLETDQAKICLVKALKESVCKTLLEFVDIQIECFMYPNDPKRFTRIFKDNKMLNETCNKEGKAKNYPLSMGIGHSALFSLIYIRQKTNSLRSLNEQERSPTELVEDLNNKLKSIGEVYNHLNELYHSYLMVKYNNIGHQKLLGDFVTQSDFMFDILRRYATITSSVAKSSENNSRLVGITNHFIEDTNVFYKRIISNSNAYAEYDLVKHGVNRNSSEETLVELEFKKLDVSGMHLDDEFDDFLQNRKESLKITHRRVI; this is encoded by the coding sequence ATGGAACTAGCCTCAATAAAGGACTTGGAAACGGATCAAGCAAAAATTTGCTTGGTTAAGGCATTAAAGGAGTCCGTATGTAAGACTCTTTTAGAATTCGTGGATATTCAAATCGAGTGTTTTATGTATCCCAACGATCCAAAGCGTTTTACGAGAATATTCAAAGACAATAAAATGTTAAATGAAACATGCAATAAAGAAGGTAAAGCAAAAAACTACCCATTATCAATGGGTATTGGACATTCAGCcctattttctttgatttacATAAgacagaaaacaaactcaCTACGATCGTTGAACGAACAGGAACGGTCCCCAACCGAGCTTGTTGAAGATCTAAATAACAAGCTAAAAAGCATCGGCGAAGTCTATAATCACCTCAATGAACTATATCATTCTTACTTAATGGTAAAGTACAATAACATAGGCCATCAAAAACTACTGGGTGATTTCGTCACCCAAAGTGACTTCATGTTTGACATCCTCCGCAGGTACGCTACGATTACATCTTCAGTAGCGAAGAGCAGCGAGAACAACAGCCGTCTGGTAGGTATTACTAATCATTTCATCGAAGATACCAACGTATTTTATAAACGCATAATCAGTAATTCCAACGCATACGCGGAATATGATCTCGTGAAACATGGTGTAAATAGAAATTCTAGTGAAGAAACATTAGTCGAActtgaattcaaaaaactgGACGTTTCAGGCATGCATCTCGAcgatgaatttgatgatttccTACAGAATAGGAAAGAGTCTCTGAAAATTACCCATAGGAGAGTCATATAG
- the CDC20 gene encoding ubiquitin-protein transferase activating protein CDC20: protein MPENPRDKSSAANSGNRSVLSIASPTKLNILSSDWSRNQGKVSKGSLKRSSSLSIRNPKRTSLQASTGSIYARPKITIGAPPLIRRDSSFFKEEFEAKKDKTNFSTYLSRSYSTNGLDSTTLQTSLSQPATSRDSDEQFTVAADRYIPILQGASQNKVDPETLHEALPPPNASPITHLRAQTKIVFKQSVAEACGLDMNRRILQYMPEPPKCSSSRQKSYIMKKRTHYSYQQEQKIPDLIKLRKINTNPERILDAPGFQDDFYLNLLSWSKKNVLAIALDTALYLWNATSGDVSLLTDFENTTICSVTWSDDDCHISIGKEDGNTEIWDIETMSLIRTMRSGLGVRIGSLSWLDTLVATGSRSGEIQINDVRIKQHIVSTWEEHTGEVCGLSYKSDGLQLASGGNDNTVMIWDTRTSLPQFSKKTHTAAVKALSWCPYSPNILASGGGQTDKHIHFWNSMTGSRVGSINTGSQVSSLHWGQSYMSTSGGTMNKEIVATGGNPENAISVYNYETKFKVAEVVHAHEARICCSQLSPDGTTLATVGGDENLKFYKIFDPRSTERPREKGSVMDGMLGMIGKEECGGNDKENRSKNSNEIHTGRPSSSTSQFLIR from the coding sequence ATGCCAGAGAATCCCAGAGATAAGAGCAGTGCAGCGAACAGCGGCAATCGTTCTGTACTTTCAATTGCGTCTCCAACAAAACTGAACATTTTATCTTCGGATTGGTCTAGAAATCAAGGTAAAGTTTCTAAAGGATCACTGAAACGATCAAGTTCACTAAGTATTAGAAACCCCAAACGAACTAGTTTACAAGCATCTACGGGTTCTATCTACGCAAGACCTAAGATTACCATTGGAGCACCACCATTGATCAGACGagattcttcattttttaaagaagagTTCGAGGCtaaaaaagacaaaacaaatttttctACATATTTGTCCCGTTCATATTCCACAAATGGACTAGACAGTACAACTCTCCAAACATCCTTATCTCAACCGGCAACATCTAGAGATTCTGATGAGCAATTTACGGTAGCAGCAGACAGATATATTCCAATTCTACAGGGCGCTTCCCAAAACAAGGTCGATCCTGAAACCTTGCATGAAGCACTACCTCCTCCCAATGCTTCCCCAATCACGCATTTGAGGGCTCAAACTAAAATAGTCTTTAAACAAAGCGTAGCCGAGGCATGCGGACTAGATATGAATAGAAGAATACTACAATATATGCCTGAGCCACCAAAATGCTCTTCGTCAAGGCAAAAAAGTTATattatgaagaaaaggacacATTATAGTTACCagcaagaacaaaagattCCAGACTTAATCAAATTGAGAAAGATCAATACTAATCCTGAAAGAATCCTTGATGCTCCTGGTTTCCAAGACGACTTTTATTTAAACTTGTTAAGTTGGtctaagaaaaatgttttggCTATAGCATTGGACACAGCACTATATCTATGGAATGCCACTTCTGGGGATGTGTCCTTGTTAACGGATTTCGAAAATACCACAATATGTAGCGTCACTTGGTCTGACGATGATTGCCACATTTCCATCGGTAAGGAGGATGGGAACACTGAAATTTGGGACATAGAGACCATGTCTTTGATAAGAACTATGAGATCTGGCTTAGGGGTACGTATTGGCTCCCTGTCTTGGCTAGATACTCTAGTTGCAACAGGCAGTCGTAGTGGGGAAATCCAAATCAATGACGTCAGGATCAAACAGCATATCGTATCTACATGGGAAGAACATACTGGCGAAGTATGTGGTTTGAGCTATAAAAGTGATGGATTGCAACTTGCCTCCGGTGGTAATGACAACACCGTAATGATTTGGGATACGAGAACATCTTTGCCTcagttttcaaagaaaacgCACACCGCTGCTGTGAAAGCACTGAGTTGGTGTCCATACTCTCCAAATATCCTAGCCTCTGGAGGTGGACAAACGGATAAACATATCCATTTTTGGAACAGTATGACAGGCTCAAGAGTAGGTTCAATCAATACTGGATCTCAGGTGAGCTCTTTACATTGGGGCCAAAGTTATATGTCCACCAGTGGTGGCACAATGAATAAAGAGATTGTTGCCACAGGGGGCAATCCCGAGAATGCAATCTCTGTCTATAACTATGAgacaaaattcaaagtaGCTGAAGTAGTTCATGCTCATGAAGCAAGAATATGCTGTTCACAATTATCCCCAGATGGAACCACATTGGCCACGGTAGGTGGGGACGAAAACCTAAAATTTTACAAGATATTCGATCCAAGGAGCACTGAAAGACCCAGGGAAAAAGGTAGCGTCATGGATGGTATGTTAGGTATGATtggcaaagaagaatgTGGCGGAAATGACAAAGAGAATCGCTCCAAGAATTCAAATGAGATCCATACAGGACGGCCTTCTTCAAGTACCAGCCAGTTCTTGATCAGGTAA
- the SNF4 gene encoding AMP-activated serine/threonine-protein kinase regulatory subunit SNF4, whose translation MKPVQDSQEKISIEQQLAVESIRKFLNSKTSYDVLPVSYRLIVLDTSLLVKKSLNVLLQNSIVSAPLWDSKTSRFAGLLTTSDFINVIQYYFSNPDKFELVDKLQLDGLKDIERALGVDQLDTASIHPSRPLFEACLKMLESRSGRIPLIDQDEETHREIVVSVLTQYRILKFVALNCRETHFLKIPIGDLNIITQQNIKSCQMTTPVIDVIQLLTQGRVSSVPIVDENGYLVNVYEAYDVLGLIKGGIYNDLSLSVGEALMRRSDDFEGVYTCTKNDKLSTIMDNIRKARVHRFFVVDDIGRLIGVLTLSDILKYILLGNN comes from the coding sequence ATGAAGCCTGTGCAGGACtctcaagaaaagatatcTATTGAACAGCAATTGGCTGTAGAATCAATCAGAAAGTTCTTGAACTCAAAGACCTCTTACGATGTGCTACCTGTTTCTTACCGTCTAATTGTCTTAGACACTTCATTActagtgaaaaaatcattgaatGTACTTTTGCAAAACAGTATTGTCTCCGCCCCATTATGGGACTCTAAGACGTCAAGATTTGCTGGGCTACTAACTACCAGTGATTTTATCAATGTAATTCAATATTACTTCTCTAACCCAGACAAGTTTGAATTAGTGGACAAACTACAATTAGACGGATTGAAGGATATAGAGCGGGCTCTCGGAGTTGACCAATTGGATACAGCTTCCATTCATCCATCTAGACCCTTATTTGAAGCGTGTCTTAAGATGCTAGAATCAAGGAGTGGTAGAATACCATTGATCGACCAAGACGAAGAGACTCATAGAGAAATTGTTGTCAGTGTTCTTACCCAATATAGAATCTTGAAGTTTGTTGCTCTGAATTGTAGAGAGACTCATTTCCTAAAGATCCCAATTGGGGATTTGAACATCATTACacaacaaaatataaaaagcTGTCAAATGACAACCCCAGTCATTGACGTCATCCAATTGCTTACTCAAGGCCGCGTTTCTTCTGTCCCTATCGTCGATGAAAACGGTTACTTGGTCAACGTATATGAAGCATACGATGTTCTGGGTTTGATAAAGGGGGGAATCTACAACGACTTGTCACTAAGCGTTGGAGAAGCCCTTATGAGAAGAAGTGACGATTTCGAAGGTGTCTATACATGCACCAAGAACGATAAACTATCTACTATTATGGATAACATCAGAAAGGCAAGAGTTCATAGATTTTTTGTAGTCGATGACATTGGACGATTGATTGGTGTCTTGACGCTAAGCGATATCCTCAAATACATTCTTCTGGGTAACAACTGA